The Roseateles sp. XES5 genome window below encodes:
- a CDS encoding polysaccharide deacetylase family protein has protein sequence MTKTFWPDDIRLVISISMQFEAGGEAPYGPGGPFSGFIDMDPAYPDFPTKSWYRYGYVEGIQRMLDLWDKHGVKVTSHMVGSAVDRSPAVAREIVERGHEAAAHGRDWILQVDLQEPEERKFIRDNVDSIKRATGVAPVGYNGAAMRGTVNTLKILQDEGFRYHIDDVSRDEPFLIPVRGKDFAVVPYSLTLNDIVQFEGYKFTNTEYERQLKDEFDVLYEEAATRRRMMSISTHDRVQGRPFRVRSLDRFLDYALKHKGVVCLRKDIIADFALSEPTILRDPNAHDEWADWERRNGDQKIRPIA, from the coding sequence ATGACCAAAACCTTTTGGCCGGACGACATCCGGCTCGTGATTTCCATTTCCATGCAGTTCGAGGCCGGCGGTGAAGCGCCCTACGGCCCCGGTGGCCCCTTCTCCGGCTTCATCGACATGGACCCCGCCTATCCGGATTTCCCGACGAAGAGCTGGTATCGCTACGGTTATGTCGAAGGCATCCAGCGCATGCTCGATCTCTGGGACAAACACGGCGTCAAGGTGACTTCGCACATGGTCGGCTCCGCCGTCGACCGTAGTCCCGCCGTCGCACGCGAGATCGTCGAGCGCGGTCACGAGGCCGCCGCGCACGGGCGCGACTGGATCCTCCAGGTCGACCTCCAGGAACCGGAGGAGCGGAAATTCATCCGCGACAATGTCGACTCGATCAAGCGGGCCACCGGCGTCGCCCCCGTCGGCTACAATGGCGCGGCCATGCGCGGCACGGTGAACACGCTGAAAATCCTGCAGGACGAGGGTTTCCGCTACCACATCGACGATGTCAGCCGGGACGAGCCTTTCCTCATCCCCGTTCGCGGCAAGGATTTTGCCGTGGTGCCCTATTCGCTGACTCTTAATGACATCGTGCAGTTCGAGGGCTACAAGTTCACCAACACGGAATACGAGCGGCAGCTGAAAGACGAGTTCGACGTGCTCTACGAGGAGGCTGCGACGCGGCGGCGCATGATGTCGATCTCCACGCACGACCGGGTGCAGGGCCGGCCTTTTCGCGTGCGCTCGCTCGACCGTTTCCTCGACTATGCCCTGAAGCACAAGGGCGTCGTGTGCCTGCGCAAGGATATCATCGCCGACTTCGCCCTTTCGGAGCCGACCATCCTGCGCGATCCCAATGCGCATGACGAATGGGCCGATTGGGAACGCCGCAACGGCGACCAGAAGATTCGGCCGATCGCCTGA
- the lhgO gene encoding L-2-hydroxyglutarate oxidase: MTDITIIGGGIVGIATAYELLSRFPGLSLEVLEKEGSLALHQTGRNSGVIHAGIYYAPGSLKAEFCRRGLAATLRFSAEHGIAHEQPGKLLVATAPVEMERLAALEARATTNGLDVRRVSPAELREIEPNIVGLGALLSPATGIADYGAIVRRMAAIVGERGGQVTLGAEVRHIEERANDVRLTLADGSVRITRHLVVCAGLMADRLAALCGLGDDFAIVPFKGEYFRLAPRHDQVVRHLIYPVPDPALPFLGIHLTRMIGGYVTVGPNAVLSLAREGYGKLAVDFGDVSDMARFPGFWRTLRANLSSGLKEAANSAFRRRYLKACQRYCPSLTLADLLPHPPGIRAQAVMRDGTLVHDFLIRSSARTIHICNAPSPAATSAIPIAEHITGLAADAFSLGARRVAT, encoded by the coding sequence TTGACCGACATCACCATCATCGGCGGCGGCATCGTCGGCATCGCGACGGCCTACGAATTGCTCAGCCGCTTTCCCGGCCTTTCGCTCGAAGTGCTGGAGAAGGAGGGAAGCCTTGCTCTGCACCAGACGGGGCGCAACAGCGGCGTCATCCATGCTGGCATCTATTATGCCCCGGGCAGCCTGAAGGCGGAATTCTGCCGTCGCGGCCTTGCCGCCACGCTGCGGTTTTCCGCCGAGCATGGCATCGCGCACGAACAGCCGGGCAAACTCCTGGTGGCGACCGCGCCCGTCGAGATGGAGCGCCTCGCGGCGCTCGAGGCGCGCGCGACGACGAACGGCCTCGATGTCAGGCGCGTCAGTCCGGCGGAGCTACGGGAGATCGAACCCAATATCGTCGGGCTCGGCGCGTTGCTGAGCCCCGCGACCGGTATCGCCGACTACGGTGCGATCGTGCGCCGGATGGCTGCGATCGTCGGCGAGCGTGGCGGGCAGGTGACCCTGGGCGCCGAGGTCCGCCACATTGAGGAACGGGCGAACGACGTGCGCCTCACGCTTGCGGATGGCAGCGTGCGCATCACCCGCCATCTCGTCGTCTGCGCCGGCCTGATGGCGGACAGGCTCGCGGCCCTGTGCGGGCTTGGCGACGATTTCGCAATCGTGCCCTTCAAGGGCGAATATTTCCGCCTTGCCCCGCGCCACGACCAGGTGGTGCGGCACCTCATCTACCCCGTGCCAGACCCGGCCCTGCCCTTCCTCGGTATCCATCTCACCCGCATGATCGGCGGCTACGTCACCGTAGGTCCGAACGCCGTGCTCTCCCTGGCGCGCGAGGGCTACGGCAAGCTTGCCGTCGATTTCGGCGACGTCAGCGACATGGCGCGCTTCCCGGGCTTCTGGCGCACGCTGCGGGCAAACCTCTCGTCCGGTCTCAAGGAAGCGGCAAACTCCGCCTTCCGTCGCCGCTACCTGAAGGCCTGCCAGCGCTACTGCCCTTCGCTGACACTCGCCGATCTCCTTCCGCACCCGCCCGGGATCAGGGCGCAGGCGGTGATGCGCGACGGTACGCTCGTACACGATTTCCTGATCCGCAGTTCGGCCCGAACGATCCACATCTGCAATGCCCCGTCGCCCGCGGCAACGTCCGCTATCCCGATCGCGGAACATATCACCGGCCTTGCCGCCGATGCCTTTTCCCTTGGCGCACGAAGGGTCGCCACCTGA
- a CDS encoding substrate-binding domain-containing protein produces MKRLLQTTALALLATLAAKAALADAVADAKTYIAEITKPNPAWTGPTTGPRAEKDKSIVYVAADLRNGGVLGVSKGVEEAAAAIGWTVRVLDGQGTVSGRSAALQQAIALSPDGIVLGSVDANEQAEAIKQAAAAGISIVGWHATATTGPSDKHAVFTNITTDPLEISKAAASFVVADSDGKANVVIFTDSVYDIAIAKSDAMAEVIRACTTCKLLTIEDTPLAEASTRMPPLTNALLQRFGDEWTYSLTINDLPIDFMASALQSAGKAADGFPRNVSAGDGSEAAFQRIQQNYYQTGTVAEPLSLHGWQAVDELNRAFAGEKDSGYVVPVHLFLPENVKEDGGARFTFDPNNGYRDAYKKIWGVN; encoded by the coding sequence ATGAAGAGACTGCTTCAGACGACCGCGCTTGCGCTGCTTGCAACGCTCGCCGCCAAGGCTGCCCTGGCCGATGCCGTCGCGGACGCCAAAACCTATATCGCCGAGATCACAAAACCCAACCCCGCCTGGACCGGGCCGACGACGGGGCCGCGCGCGGAGAAGGACAAGTCGATCGTCTATGTCGCGGCGGACCTGCGAAATGGCGGCGTGCTCGGTGTCTCCAAGGGTGTCGAGGAGGCGGCCGCAGCCATCGGCTGGACCGTCAGGGTTCTTGACGGCCAGGGCACGGTCTCCGGCCGCTCGGCCGCCCTGCAACAGGCGATCGCGCTTTCACCCGACGGCATCGTGCTCGGTTCCGTCGACGCCAACGAACAGGCCGAGGCGATCAAGCAGGCCGCCGCCGCCGGCATCAGCATCGTCGGATGGCACGCCACGGCGACGACCGGTCCTTCCGACAAACACGCCGTCTTCACCAACATCACCACCGACCCGCTGGAGATTTCCAAGGCGGCGGCCTCCTTCGTCGTGGCGGACAGCGACGGCAAGGCCAATGTCGTGATCTTCACCGACAGCGTCTACGATATCGCCATTGCCAAATCCGACGCCATGGCCGAGGTGATCCGCGCCTGCACCACCTGCAAGCTGCTGACGATCGAGGACACGCCGCTCGCCGAAGCCTCCACCCGCATGCCGCCGCTCACCAATGCGCTGCTTCAGCGGTTCGGCGACGAATGGACCTATTCGCTGACGATCAACGACCTGCCGATCGACTTCATGGCGTCGGCCCTGCAATCCGCCGGCAAGGCGGCGGATGGTTTCCCGCGCAACGTCTCGGCCGGCGACGGTTCGGAAGCCGCCTTCCAGCGCATCCAGCAGAACTACTATCAGACGGGCACGGTCGCCGAGCCCTTGTCGCTGCACGGCTGGCAGGCCGTCGACGAACTGAACCGCGCCTTCGCCGGGGAGAAGGATTCCGGCTACGTCGTGCCGGTGCATCTCTTCCTGCCTGAGAACGTCAAGGAGGACGGCGGCGCGCGTTTCACCTTCGATCCGAACAACGGCTACCGCGACGCCTACAAGAAGATCTGGGGCGTCAACTGA
- a CDS encoding sugar ABC transporter ATP-binding protein, translated as MTIALADAWAAADAVLSIDGLSKRFGGTQAVSGVGFSVRTGEILALLGENGAGKSTLIKMLAGVYAADTGTFSFRGAPFDPREGHPGIAFIHQDLGLVEWMTVAENMCLMHGRYPRRFGLIDWQGARRRAAVALALVSEEIDPDARIQDLTRTEKSLVAIARALARDAQLLVLDEPTASLPQSDVDMLHGVLMRLRARGVAIIYVSHRLDEVFAIADRVVVLRDGYLVADEPIGRLDGGRLIELIIGGRLKDVFVRPPVAFDAPVALTLENLVAGDVGPVSLTLRRGEVLGLVGLRGAGQDAIGQALFGRCAIHSGKALLGGGQMLTGRHPQAAIRAGIAMVAGDRNAESVARGLSVQENLFLNPALTGRRLAGFARPDTEAKATAAIGRTFDIRPNNPAAAIETLSGGNQQKVVMARWMQVGAQVLILEDPTAGVDVGSKADIYALLAEALARGLAVLLISTDFEEVAGISHRALVFRNGRVSAELSGDDLTVETLLNTASLEPISRQEEA; from the coding sequence ATGACCATTGCACTTGCCGACGCATGGGCGGCGGCCGACGCCGTCTTGTCGATCGATGGGCTGAGCAAGCGTTTCGGCGGCACGCAGGCGGTCAGCGGCGTCGGCTTTTCCGTCAGGACAGGCGAGATCCTCGCATTGCTCGGCGAGAACGGCGCTGGCAAATCGACACTGATCAAGATGCTCGCCGGGGTGTATGCCGCCGATACCGGCACATTCAGCTTCCGTGGCGCGCCTTTCGATCCGCGCGAGGGCCATCCCGGCATCGCCTTCATCCATCAGGATCTCGGTCTTGTCGAATGGATGACGGTCGCGGAAAACATGTGCCTGATGCACGGCCGCTATCCGCGCCGGTTCGGCCTCATCGACTGGCAGGGCGCACGACGCCGGGCGGCGGTGGCGCTCGCTCTTGTCTCCGAAGAGATCGATCCGGACGCGCGGATCCAGGATCTGACGCGCACGGAAAAATCTCTCGTCGCCATCGCCCGGGCCCTCGCGCGGGACGCGCAACTCCTCGTGCTCGACGAGCCGACGGCGAGCCTGCCGCAGTCGGATGTCGACATGCTGCATGGCGTATTGATGCGGCTTCGCGCTCGCGGCGTCGCCATCATCTATGTCTCGCACCGGCTGGACGAGGTTTTTGCCATCGCTGACCGCGTCGTCGTGCTGCGTGACGGTTACCTCGTCGCCGACGAACCGATCGGCAGGCTCGATGGTGGCCGCCTGATCGAGCTTATCATCGGCGGCCGGTTGAAGGACGTCTTTGTGCGCCCGCCGGTCGCGTTCGATGCCCCTGTCGCGCTGACGCTGGAAAATCTCGTCGCCGGCGATGTCGGGCCGGTATCGCTCACGCTTCGGCGTGGTGAAGTGCTTGGCCTCGTCGGCCTGCGGGGGGCCGGCCAGGACGCGATCGGTCAGGCATTGTTCGGCCGTTGCGCCATCCATTCAGGCAAGGCTCTGCTGGGCGGTGGGCAGATGCTCACAGGCCGGCATCCACAGGCCGCGATCCGCGCGGGCATCGCCATGGTGGCGGGCGACCGCAACGCGGAATCTGTGGCACGCGGCCTTTCGGTGCAGGAAAACCTCTTTCTCAATCCGGCGCTCACCGGGCGGCGTCTTGCCGGTTTCGCCCGTCCGGACACGGAGGCGAAGGCGACCGCCGCCATCGGCCGGACCTTCGACATTCGCCCCAACAATCCCGCCGCGGCGATCGAAACGCTTTCCGGCGGCAACCAGCAGAAGGTCGTCATGGCCCGCTGGATGCAGGTCGGCGCACAGGTGCTGATCCTCGAGGATCCGACCGCCGGCGTCGATGTCGGCTCGAAGGCCGATATCTATGCGCTGCTTGCCGAGGCGCTCGCGAGGGGCCTCGCGGTGCTGCTGATCTCGACGGATTTCGAGGAGGTCGCTGGCATCAGCCACCGCGCGCTGGTCTTCCGCAACGGGCGCGTCAGCGCCGAACTTTCGGGCGACGATCTCACGGTCGAGACCCTGCTCAACACCGCATCCCTGGAACCGATTTCAAGGCAGGAGGAGGCCTGA
- a CDS encoding LacI family DNA-binding transcriptional regulator, translating into MGKPTIADLAKAAGVSVTTVSHAFSGRRHVEPETRKRIEALAREIGYRPNHRAQRLRTGRAGSIALVSSMPFAVAAGPSRLGFLMEIAAAAAVTAFSRGISLCLVPPLGPRDSLDALEVDGAIVVEPERDDPVLDFFSDRGVNVVCIGRAPGREDIPFVDLQSGATAQLLLDHLFSVDGHVGLITGQQRRNSYIEMEAAYASRAGASPIAIRVDERGGEQAAAEAAERLLRAEPSLSALCVPVDAFATGVLDAARAVGRRVPEDLRLVTRYDGMRAKLATPPLTAVDLHLDQVAAAAVDLLLAHLEDGTTAPPAISAPTLVLRSSSAISP; encoded by the coding sequence GAAAACCGACAATCGCCGACCTTGCGAAGGCCGCGGGCGTATCCGTTACTACCGTCTCGCACGCCTTCAGTGGCCGGCGCCATGTCGAGCCGGAAACGCGCAAACGCATCGAGGCGCTCGCCCGGGAGATCGGCTATCGCCCGAACCACCGAGCCCAGCGCCTGCGCACCGGCCGGGCTGGCTCTATCGCCCTTGTCTCCTCCATGCCCTTCGCCGTGGCCGCTGGCCCTTCCCGACTGGGCTTTCTGATGGAGATCGCCGCCGCCGCCGCCGTTACGGCGTTTTCGCGCGGCATATCCCTTTGCCTCGTGCCGCCTCTTGGGCCCCGTGACAGCCTCGATGCGCTCGAAGTGGACGGCGCGATCGTTGTGGAGCCCGAACGCGACGATCCGGTCCTCGATTTCTTTTCCGATCGCGGCGTGAACGTCGTGTGCATCGGTCGCGCGCCGGGCCGGGAGGACATTCCCTTCGTGGATCTGCAGAGCGGCGCGACGGCGCAGCTTCTGCTCGACCATCTGTTTTCCGTGGACGGTCACGTCGGCCTGATCACCGGGCAGCAAAGACGCAATTCCTACATCGAGATGGAAGCCGCCTACGCGTCGCGTGCCGGCGCCTCTCCCATTGCTATCCGCGTCGATGAACGGGGTGGCGAGCAGGCTGCCGCGGAAGCTGCCGAACGGCTTCTGCGCGCGGAACCTTCCCTTTCGGCCCTGTGTGTGCCGGTCGATGCCTTTGCAACTGGCGTTCTGGACGCGGCGCGGGCGGTGGGGCGCCGTGTCCCGGAAGACCTCCGCCTCGTCACCCGCTATGACGGCATGCGCGCCAAGCTGGCGACGCCTCCCCTCACCGCGGTCGACCTTCACCTCGATCAGGTGGCCGCGGCGGCGGTCGACCTGCTTCTTGCGCATCTGGAAGACGGAACGACGGCGCCACCGGCAATCTCCGCGCCGACCCTGGTGCTCCGGTCCTCGTCAGCAATCTCGCCGTGA
- a CDS encoding ABC transporter permease, with the protein MESLRSNALEPTRSELASLAGGARLVRLLPVYGLPLLTLLLILVFSLLLPDTFPTVLNLRSVLGEKAVIALLSLAAMIPMMTGRIDLTVGYGIVIWHVLAISLQTVYGLHWSVAVLIVLAGGCLLGLVNGLLVEVAQIDSFIATLGTGTLIYAAALWHTEGRQVIGLLPPAFTALYTTQLFGLPIAAFYVLAIAVTLWLVSDYLPIGRYLYAIGANSRAAELNGIRTRRFVIGAFVASGLIGAFAGVVLAAKLRIGQASVGLEFLLPALVGAFLGSTTIKPGRVNVWGTMIGVVILAVGISGIQQMGGAFYVEPLFNGATLLVAIGIAGYAQRRRGSVRHARRPTPKS; encoded by the coding sequence ATGGAGTCCCTACGTTCAAACGCCCTGGAGCCGACGCGCTCGGAACTCGCGAGCCTTGCCGGCGGCGCCCGCCTCGTGCGCCTGCTGCCGGTCTACGGCCTGCCGCTCCTGACGCTCCTGCTCATCCTGGTCTTTTCGCTGCTCCTGCCGGATACCTTTCCGACAGTGCTGAACCTTCGGTCCGTGCTCGGCGAGAAGGCGGTGATCGCCCTGTTGTCACTGGCCGCGATGATCCCGATGATGACCGGCCGCATCGACCTTACCGTCGGCTATGGCATCGTCATCTGGCATGTGCTTGCCATCAGCCTGCAGACGGTCTACGGCCTGCATTGGTCCGTCGCGGTGCTGATCGTGCTTGCCGGCGGCTGCCTGCTCGGGCTCGTCAACGGACTGCTCGTCGAGGTCGCGCAAATCGACAGCTTCATCGCGACGCTCGGCACCGGCACGCTGATCTATGCCGCCGCGCTCTGGCACACCGAGGGACGTCAGGTCATCGGCCTTCTGCCGCCCGCCTTCACCGCCCTCTATACGACCCAGCTTTTCGGCCTGCCGATCGCAGCCTTCTATGTGCTCGCCATCGCGGTGACGCTGTGGCTGGTTTCCGATTACCTGCCGATCGGCCGCTATCTCTATGCCATCGGCGCGAATTCCCGCGCGGCGGAGCTGAACGGCATCCGCACCCGCCGCTTCGTCATCGGCGCCTTCGTCGCCTCCGGCCTCATCGGCGCCTTTGCCGGCGTGGTGCTCGCAGCAAAGCTGCGTATCGGACAGGCGAGCGTCGGCCTCGAATTCCTGCTGCCGGCCCTTGTCGGCGCGTTCCTGGGCTCCACGACCATCAAGCCCGGCCGCGTCAATGTCTGGGGCACGATGATCGGAGTCGTCATCCTCGCCGTCGGTATTTCCGGCATCCAGCAGATGGGCGGCGCCTTCTATGTCGAGCCCCTGTTCAACGGCGCGACCCTGCTCGTGGCGATCGGCATTGCCGGCTACGCCCAACGCCGTCGCGGCTCGGTGCGCCATGCGCGTCGCCCCACCCCGAAATCGTGA
- a CDS encoding PLP-dependent aminotransferase family protein has translation MTKWQPDAGALRRPAYISLADQFSAAIKNGRLAPNEKLPAHRDLAYDLKLSIQTVSKAYDILARRGLVSGEVGRGTYVKPSGPSFQPPYMAEGHADVIDLSIVTPVCTTMQLEHMKTALHRLGDVVTPASVLSFRPNTIFPRHNDAASAWLATLGVHVSPQNVLLTNGSSSAFTMALMTAVGPGAILAAEEVCYHVVRPLADYLGIRVRAIPADADGMLPEALDEACSRDQIRAITLQPNLANPTAVLMTEDRRRALVDVARRHDVAIVEVDVFGPLLTDRPRPIAALAPERTLYVTGFSKVAMPGLRIGYAVAPDHLAATIANRQLMANWMATPVMAELATLWLGDGTIETLVGWQRKALRARHRIVAQCLNGLSYRAHPEGLHVWLPLSPEHDEVAFTSQARARGVAIAPSTPFCLSGSPVGAVRVSVAATEEDALRAGLDTLASLLRAAPDRNVLSL, from the coding sequence ATGACAAAATGGCAACCCGATGCCGGCGCGCTGCGGCGCCCGGCCTATATTTCCCTGGCAGACCAGTTTTCCGCCGCGATCAAGAACGGCCGCCTCGCGCCGAATGAGAAACTGCCGGCACACCGGGACCTCGCCTATGATCTGAAGCTTTCCATCCAGACTGTCAGCAAGGCCTATGACATTCTCGCCCGGCGCGGTCTCGTGTCGGGCGAGGTGGGTCGCGGCACCTACGTCAAGCCGAGCGGACCATCGTTCCAGCCGCCCTATATGGCCGAAGGCCACGCTGATGTGATCGACCTTTCCATCGTTACGCCCGTCTGCACCACCATGCAGCTCGAGCATATGAAGACGGCGCTCCACCGGCTCGGTGACGTCGTGACGCCCGCCTCCGTCCTGTCGTTTCGGCCAAACACGATCTTTCCCCGACACAATGACGCCGCGAGCGCGTGGCTCGCCACCCTTGGCGTGCATGTTTCGCCTCAGAACGTGCTTTTGACCAACGGCTCCTCCTCCGCCTTCACGATGGCGCTCATGACTGCGGTCGGTCCAGGCGCGATCCTCGCTGCAGAAGAGGTCTGCTACCACGTCGTCCGCCCGCTCGCGGATTATCTCGGCATCCGGGTTCGCGCGATACCTGCCGATGCCGACGGCATGCTGCCCGAGGCTTTGGACGAGGCCTGCAGCCGCGACCAGATCCGCGCGATCACCCTGCAGCCGAACCTCGCCAACCCAACAGCCGTCCTGATGACGGAGGACCGGCGGAGAGCCCTTGTCGATGTGGCGCGCAGACACGACGTCGCGATCGTCGAAGTCGATGTCTTCGGTCCTCTTCTCACCGATCGTCCGCGCCCGATTGCAGCGCTCGCTCCTGAGCGGACGCTCTATGTCACCGGCTTCAGCAAGGTGGCGATGCCGGGCCTGCGCATCGGCTATGCGGTCGCACCGGACCACCTGGCCGCCACCATCGCCAATCGCCAGCTGATGGCGAACTGGATGGCGACGCCAGTCATGGCCGAACTCGCCACGCTCTGGCTTGGCGACGGCACAATCGAGACATTGGTCGGCTGGCAACGAAAGGCGTTGCGCGCGCGCCACCGGATCGTCGCGCAATGTCTGAATGGCCTTTCCTATCGCGCCCATCCGGAAGGGCTGCATGTCTGGCTGCCTCTGTCGCCCGAACACGACGAAGTGGCTTTCACGTCGCAGGCCAGGGCGCGCGGGGTGGCAATCGCGCCCAGCACGCCTTTCTGCCTTTCCGGTTCGCCCGTCGGCGCGGTCCGCGTCTCGGTCGCGGCAACCGAGGAAGACGCGTTGCGCGCCGGTCTCGATACGCTCGCCTCCCTGCTGCGGGCGGCGCCGGACCGGAACGTGCTTTCGCTCTAG
- a CDS encoding helix-turn-helix transcriptional regulator, with protein sequence MVSHARAFGPGRFDFASEGEAGGQLVRCTTGELELFGHAGEWIIPADHMVYIPPSRMFRLRARIPSAGVVAKFCAKEVAWLHNGCWVGAVGDFAGGMIDYALRWSAEAAARDKRARCFFVTLGEMLPDWFRHERILWTPYAENSSIQKVIDFATRRGPGVTLPEVADHAGMSERTLRRHLQAELGQSWREFIREMRMNRAMELLRKEGRSITETAFEVGFSSSSAFSSAFFSYVGKTPSVYAKAFNRNSSRGADDQLSVQ encoded by the coding sequence ATGGTCAGCCATGCGCGGGCCTTTGGTCCGGGGCGCTTCGATTTTGCCAGCGAAGGAGAGGCGGGCGGGCAGCTCGTGCGGTGCACGACAGGGGAGCTCGAGCTTTTCGGGCATGCCGGCGAGTGGATCATACCGGCGGACCATATGGTCTATATTCCACCATCCCGCATGTTTCGCCTGCGCGCCAGAATCCCGTCGGCCGGCGTCGTCGCGAAATTCTGCGCCAAGGAAGTCGCGTGGCTGCACAACGGTTGCTGGGTTGGCGCCGTCGGTGATTTCGCCGGCGGCATGATAGACTATGCCCTGCGCTGGAGCGCGGAAGCAGCTGCCCGCGACAAGAGGGCGCGCTGTTTCTTCGTGACGCTGGGCGAGATGCTGCCGGACTGGTTCCGCCATGAGCGCATCCTGTGGACACCCTATGCGGAAAACTCCTCGATCCAGAAGGTGATCGATTTCGCGACCCGCCGCGGGCCGGGCGTCACGTTACCCGAGGTCGCCGATCATGCCGGCATGTCGGAGCGCACGCTGCGTCGCCATCTCCAGGCCGAGCTCGGCCAGAGCTGGCGCGAGTTCATCCGCGAGATGCGGATGAACCGGGCGATGGAGCTTCTTCGAAAGGAGGGCCGCTCGATTACGGAGACCGCCTTCGAGGTGGGATTTTCCTCCAGCTCGGCCTTCTCGAGTGCATTCTTCAGCTACGTCGGCAAGACACCGTCCGTCTATGCAAAGGCATTCAACCGAAATTCGAGCCGCGGAGCCGATGACCAGCTTTCCGTTCAATAG